In Leptospira perdikensis, a single genomic region encodes these proteins:
- a CDS encoding HEAT repeat domain-containing protein, which translates to MFQKGQDIIWKSSLWVVLVLLIGCSTARPYQLTDVSPRYQEYQGTDLDPHKTKQVLVPVTNNRKYDEFIQEAHRTIALLEFGENVALRADSKKTVGEPANQEMQAAAYLEEDLPPIITKLPGLVQTNQDLIESTPNDFDGPAIGRVTYELGNILDSLKQYSPKAIGIQNAIRNIRSDSANYAKGKDIADPEINPVVEDPIIIDDKKDKPKKPEKIITKKEDVGSKISIKRLNRKTKVTGKAKVDEQINELVKKEEEEVFSDEEKKDREYTDQIRTGLVKVFQWEYYRNSKNLEKILATHPIPRVRSAAALALGRLKAGRVSLQTAIDRDGYQVRPAAYKALSDLGDKRSLSYFIAGTKAEDPEVIAVSYEGLGKTRDPAGREMILTTGLASEYVVIVSGSLRGLAYHKLDADVEVFDKFLKSNEQEVKEAALEALAIHGSRESLRILERVVAEEPNLALLAVDEISKNPTLSATFALIRLNEAQTDEKLGKRIGESLLRRKAFGKYAIILVEDDYLRAEPNERSRPVSYIKNKEIGLILSETKKEFAVRIGEDILTDKYIQVKMESTLPGARGAFVTGWIFYPKLDIIEVKQLGSDGNSGKYSNLKKGKHNNLFNPIEEIKVPKKD; encoded by the coding sequence ATGTTTCAAAAGGGTCAAGACATAATTTGGAAGAGCAGTTTATGGGTGGTCCTTGTTCTGTTGATAGGTTGTTCCACTGCAAGGCCATACCAGTTAACAGACGTTTCACCAAGGTATCAAGAATACCAAGGAACCGATTTAGATCCTCATAAAACAAAACAAGTATTGGTTCCAGTAACAAACAATCGTAAGTATGATGAATTTATCCAAGAAGCACACAGAACCATTGCACTTTTAGAATTTGGGGAAAACGTAGCTCTTCGTGCTGATAGCAAAAAAACTGTGGGGGAACCGGCAAATCAAGAAATGCAAGCCGCAGCCTATTTAGAAGAAGACCTCCCACCTATCATTACAAAACTTCCTGGTCTCGTACAAACCAACCAAGACTTAATTGAAAGCACACCCAACGACTTTGATGGGCCTGCCATAGGTCGTGTGACTTATGAATTAGGTAATATTTTAGATTCTCTAAAACAATACAGCCCAAAAGCTATTGGAATTCAAAATGCTATTCGTAATATTCGATCGGATTCGGCTAACTATGCCAAAGGAAAAGACATTGCCGATCCAGAAATCAATCCTGTAGTAGAAGATCCCATCATTATAGATGATAAAAAAGATAAACCAAAAAAACCAGAAAAGATTATTACTAAAAAAGAAGATGTTGGTTCTAAAATTTCCATTAAACGCCTCAATCGCAAAACGAAAGTTACAGGAAAGGCAAAAGTTGACGAACAAATTAATGAATTAGTCAAAAAGGAAGAAGAAGAAGTTTTTTCAGACGAAGAAAAAAAAGACAGAGAATACACTGACCAAATCCGTACTGGTCTTGTGAAAGTTTTCCAATGGGAATACTATCGAAACTCCAAAAACTTAGAAAAAATTCTGGCCACCCATCCGATCCCCCGTGTTCGTTCGGCAGCAGCACTAGCTCTCGGTCGATTGAAAGCCGGCCGTGTGAGTTTACAAACCGCAATTGATCGAGATGGTTACCAAGTAAGACCAGCGGCTTACAAAGCTTTGTCGGATCTTGGGGACAAACGTTCATTGTCTTATTTTATTGCAGGAACCAAAGCGGAAGATCCTGAAGTGATTGCTGTCAGTTACGAAGGACTTGGTAAAACGAGAGACCCCGCTGGTAGAGAAATGATCCTCACAACAGGACTTGCTTCCGAATATGTTGTCATTGTTTCCGGATCCCTTCGTGGACTCGCCTATCATAAATTAGATGCTGATGTAGAAGTATTTGATAAATTTTTAAAGTCCAATGAACAAGAGGTCAAAGAAGCAGCATTGGAAGCACTTGCCATTCACGGCAGTCGAGAAAGTTTGCGGATATTGGAACGAGTGGTGGCCGAAGAACCAAATCTTGCTTTATTAGCCGTTGATGAAATTAGTAAAAATCCAACTCTTTCGGCAACTTTTGCCCTCATTCGTTTGAACGAAGCTCAGACTGATGAAAAACTTGGGAAACGAATTGGAGAATCATTACTTCGCAGAAAAGCTTTTGGAAAATATGCAATCATTCTCGTTGAAGATGACTATCTAAGAGCAGAACCGAACGAACGATCCAGACCTGTATCTTATATTAAAAACAAAGAAATTGGTCTCATTCTTTCTGAAACGAAAAAGGAATTTGCCGTTCGCATTGGTGAAGACATACTTACAGACAAATACATCCAAGTTAAAATGGAATCTACCCTTCCAGGAGCCAGAGGAGCTTTTGTAACGGGTTGGATATTCTATCCAAAACTCGATATCATTGAAGTGAAACAATTAGGAAGTGATGGAAACTCAGGAAAGTATTCCAATTTGAAGAAAGGAAAACATAACAATCTCTTCAATCCAATTGAAGAAATCAAAGTTCCTAAAAAGGATTAG
- a CDS encoding STAS domain-containing protein, translated as MANLQFPSLDLKTEFVDIKGERVLVVSFVGQITNTNAYEINRNISVIFRDAVYNIILELTKLDYINSIGVATLIGIIKTVESHHGKILIGGLNHFLENVIRLMDLPRKVQIFNTKQEAITHWE; from the coding sequence ATGGCGAATTTACAATTTCCCTCTCTAGATTTAAAAACAGAATTCGTCGATATCAAAGGCGAACGAGTTCTGGTTGTTTCGTTCGTGGGTCAGATCACAAATACCAACGCTTATGAAATCAATCGGAATATTTCCGTCATCTTTCGGGATGCCGTTTACAATATTATCTTAGAACTCACAAAACTGGACTACATCAATAGCATTGGGGTCGCCACACTCATCGGAATCATCAAAACGGTGGAGAGCCATCATGGCAAAATTCTGATTGGAGGACTGAATCACTTTTTAGAAAACGTGATTCGCCTAATGGATTTGCCACGTAAGGTTCAAATTTTTAATACAAAACAGGAAGCCATCACTCACTGGGAGTAG
- the hflX gene encoding GTPase HflX — translation MDLARLVGEISVEIRRQVGLLIERTGYVTHLIVGNDNSIEIPHLDRYRVAHSRLRGLRLFHTHLKEHPLNQEDLMDLVLNRFDSITAACVGSDGIPKYFFSAFINPDPDAKEPWILSPKQYPGQLKYGYSEQVEALESEFTKKTSTLKESQKENRAFLVGVYDVRKMKRSPDHSMAELKELCRTAGIHVVDTYVQKRDPDPKTVVGKGKLQEIILTSVHKDIEHLIFDLELTPSQAKKISDASDLKIIDRTQLILDIFSKNAKSRDGKLQVELAQLKYLKNRLSELDDNMSRLTGGIGGRGPGETKLEIGNRRVEEKITRLENELKDLKRRRELNRKSRSRNEIPIVGIVGYTNAGKSTLLNALTNSTVIAEDKLFATLDPTTRRIRFPEEREIIISDTVGFIHDLPPDLSQAFKATLEELGDADLLLHVVDSTNLSYAEQMEAVDTILNSLQLNEIPRMVVFNKADGLDEETRASFEKNDVLLVSAVTRAGLSHLLGLIEEEIWKTKEQKPTLVSTPSE, via the coding sequence ATGGACCTGGCACGGCTCGTAGGTGAGATTTCGGTAGAAATTCGTAGGCAAGTCGGCCTTCTCATTGAGAGGACAGGTTATGTCACTCATTTGATTGTTGGTAATGACAACTCCATCGAAATTCCTCATTTGGATCGTTATCGTGTGGCGCATTCTCGTCTGCGAGGGCTGCGGCTCTTTCATACACACCTCAAAGAACACCCGTTAAACCAAGAAGACTTAATGGACCTTGTGTTGAACCGTTTTGATTCGATCACTGCAGCCTGTGTTGGTTCTGACGGAATTCCCAAATACTTTTTTTCTGCCTTTATTAATCCAGATCCAGATGCAAAGGAACCTTGGATCCTATCTCCCAAACAATATCCAGGGCAGTTGAAGTATGGATACTCAGAACAAGTGGAAGCACTTGAATCTGAATTCACTAAAAAGACGTCGACCTTAAAGGAGTCCCAAAAAGAAAATCGGGCTTTCCTCGTAGGTGTGTATGATGTCCGGAAGATGAAACGGTCGCCTGATCATTCGATGGCGGAACTTAAAGAACTCTGTCGCACTGCTGGCATTCATGTTGTGGATACCTATGTTCAAAAAAGAGATCCCGATCCCAAAACCGTCGTTGGAAAAGGAAAGTTACAAGAAATCATTCTCACCTCAGTCCATAAAGATATAGAACATTTGATTTTTGATTTAGAACTTACACCTTCTCAGGCAAAAAAAATCTCCGATGCCAGCGATTTAAAAATCATTGATCGCACCCAACTCATTTTAGATATCTTCTCGAAAAATGCAAAATCGAGAGATGGAAAACTCCAAGTGGAACTGGCCCAACTCAAATATTTAAAAAACCGGCTTTCTGAATTAGATGACAATATGAGTCGCCTAACAGGTGGTATTGGTGGAAGAGGGCCAGGGGAAACTAAATTAGAAATTGGAAACAGACGAGTCGAAGAAAAAATCACTCGTTTGGAAAATGAATTAAAAGATCTAAAACGCCGTAGGGAACTGAACCGTAAGTCACGTTCCAGAAATGAAATCCCCATTGTGGGAATTGTTGGTTATACAAATGCTGGGAAGTCAACCCTCCTCAATGCTTTAACCAATTCTACAGTCATAGCAGAAGACAAACTCTTTGCTACTTTGGATCCTACAACTCGTCGAATTCGTTTTCCAGAAGAAAGAGAGATCATCATTTCTGATACAGTTGGTTTTATTCATGATCTTCCACCAGATCTCTCGCAAGCTTTCAAAGCTACCCTCGAGGAATTGGGGGATGCGGATCTGTTACTGCATGTGGTTGATTCCACAAACTTAAGTTATGCGGAACAAATGGAAGCTGTAGACACCATTCTTAATTCATTACAATTAAATGAAATTCCGAGAATGGTAGTTTTTAACAAAGCGGATGGGTTGGATGAAGAGACACGTGCCTCATTTGAAAAAAATGATGTTTTACTTGTTTCTGCTGTTACACGCGCCGGCCTTTCCCATCTTTTAGGTCTGATTGAAGAGGAAATTTGGAAAACAAAAGAACAAAAACCGACTCTCGTTTCTACTCCCAGTGAGTGA
- a CDS encoding ABC transporter ATP-binding protein, which yields MKYFLRLLSYSVHYRERFVLGLVFALLTAVLNGISLTALIPLFDSLGGDKNNRFHLDLTLPEKTILVQEVLLGEESLDGLERLKRVIISAKLQINQFTEDMEPKEVVWAVCIAVFPLYLLKLGTYLLSVFCIATAGYKAVRDIRQELFQKVQRLPLTYFYKEKTGLIMSRVINDAEIVAAVISSNLRDAVINFFYVLTHLMILIYLNSELLVLACLTIPVVILPVTLFTRKISSSTARFQEKLADLNSHIQEFISGIKVIRTFRQENQDLKKFDHINYRVYRRTFKGQFYLQMAPSLVELTSSIVVLGYFAMGAKFIYSGKFTQGEFMAFLLTLLFLLRPLTQLSQMVGKITQANSAGKRIFEIIDRDSEVVEHGDEAILEKIEEGIQFDDIHFSYPGTNQEVLKGINLDIKLGETYAFVGTSGSGKSTLMDLIPRFFDPTAGKIRIDGIDIRNYSLKSLRKKIGIVTQEIFLFHGTIAENIAYGTGAATRKEVVRAARLANAHDFITNMENGYDTVIGVRGLDLSGGQRQRLVIARALLRNAEIMILDEATSALDAESERLVSRALERLFKNRTTFIIAHRLSTVRRVKNIVVIEDGEIKEQGDHDFLLAENGIYKKLYDSQFADAEIQI from the coding sequence ATGAAATATTTTTTAAGACTATTGTCCTATTCTGTGCACTACCGAGAACGATTTGTTTTGGGTTTAGTATTTGCCCTTTTGACAGCAGTTCTAAATGGTATTTCTCTTACGGCCCTTATCCCCCTTTTTGATTCGTTAGGTGGCGATAAAAACAATCGTTTTCATTTGGATTTAACACTGCCTGAAAAAACTATCCTCGTTCAAGAAGTTCTATTGGGTGAAGAAAGTTTGGATGGGCTTGAACGGCTGAAACGGGTCATTATTTCTGCAAAACTCCAAATCAATCAATTCACAGAAGATATGGAACCAAAAGAAGTCGTCTGGGCTGTCTGTATTGCTGTATTTCCACTTTATCTTTTAAAACTAGGAACTTACCTTTTATCTGTTTTTTGTATAGCGACTGCCGGTTATAAAGCAGTGAGAGACATTCGCCAAGAATTATTTCAAAAAGTCCAAAGGTTACCTCTCACTTATTTCTATAAAGAAAAAACGGGTCTTATCATGAGCCGTGTGATTAACGATGCTGAGATTGTTGCTGCTGTCATTTCGAGTAACTTACGTGATGCGGTGATTAACTTTTTTTATGTTTTAACACACCTAATGATTCTTATTTATTTGAATTCGGAATTATTAGTCCTAGCTTGTCTTACTATTCCGGTTGTGATATTGCCGGTAACATTATTTACGCGGAAAATTTCCTCTTCTACTGCTCGGTTCCAAGAAAAACTGGCCGACCTAAACAGTCATATTCAAGAATTCATTTCAGGAATTAAGGTCATCCGAACCTTTCGCCAAGAAAACCAGGATCTTAAAAAATTCGATCACATTAACTATAGAGTTTACCGACGAACTTTCAAAGGGCAGTTCTATTTACAAATGGCACCCAGTCTTGTGGAGTTGACATCTTCCATTGTGGTTCTTGGATACTTTGCAATGGGTGCTAAATTTATTTATTCCGGTAAATTCACACAAGGGGAGTTTATGGCATTTCTCCTTACCTTGTTATTTTTACTTCGTCCTCTTACGCAACTCTCCCAAATGGTGGGAAAAATCACCCAAGCCAATTCAGCAGGAAAACGGATTTTTGAAATCATCGATCGGGATTCTGAAGTAGTAGAACATGGAGATGAAGCCATTCTCGAAAAAATAGAGGAGGGGATTCAGTTTGATGACATCCATTTTTCTTATCCGGGAACCAACCAAGAAGTTCTAAAAGGAATCAACTTAGATATCAAACTGGGTGAAACTTATGCCTTTGTTGGAACTAGTGGTTCTGGTAAGTCCACACTCATGGATTTAATTCCAAGGTTCTTTGATCCTACAGCAGGAAAAATTCGCATCGATGGGATTGACATTCGTAACTACTCTCTTAAATCCCTTCGTAAAAAAATTGGAATTGTGACTCAGGAAATTTTTCTCTTCCACGGAACCATAGCAGAGAACATTGCTTATGGAACGGGTGCTGCAACACGTAAGGAAGTGGTTCGTGCAGCCCGTCTTGCCAATGCCCATGATTTCATTACTAATATGGAAAATGGATACGACACTGTTATTGGGGTTCGAGGGCTCGATCTCAGTGGAGGACAAAGGCAACGTTTGGTGATTGCCCGTGCCTTATTACGAAATGCGGAAATTATGATTTTAGATGAGGCAACAAGTGCCCTCGATGCAGAATCCGAAAGGTTAGTCAGTCGTGCTTTGGAACGCCTTTTTAAAAATAGAACTACCTTCATTATCGCCCATCGCCTGTCGACAGTACGTCGTGTAAAAAACATAGTGGTGATTGAAGATGGTGAGATTAAAGAACAGGGAGATCATGACTTCCTTTTGGCAGAGAATGGAATTTATAAAAAATTATATGACAGTCAATTTGCTGATGCGGAGATCCAAATATGA
- a CDS encoding response regulator, whose translation MKRVLIVDDNDRYANNLKSYFDSRNIPSDRAVDAKEGLVLFSKNQNYDMVVSDVTMETQTSGLWMMRKIYKSGYKGVLVIASTGFDVFGVMPFSSLFLPWFCGLHWMIPKVPLKQGTVEWVPTALSKGKSNPF comes from the coding sequence ATGAAAAGAGTTTTAATTGTTGATGATAATGATCGTTATGCGAACAATTTAAAATCATATTTTGATTCTCGAAATATTCCATCAGACAGAGCAGTGGATGCAAAAGAAGGACTGGTCCTTTTTTCTAAAAATCAAAATTACGATATGGTAGTTTCTGATGTGACTATGGAAACGCAAACCTCAGGTCTTTGGATGATGCGTAAAATTTACAAATCGGGTTACAAGGGAGTTCTTGTCATCGCTTCCACTGGATTCGATGTTTTTGGCGTGATGCCATTTTCTTCTTTGTTTTTGCCTTGGTTTTGTGGACTACATTGGATGATTCCGAAAGTCCCACTCAAACAAGGAACGGTGGAATGGGTTCCCACCGCCCTCTCAAAAGGAAAATCTAATCCTTTTTAG
- a CDS encoding anthranilate synthase component II, translated as MFLLIDNYDSFTYILYQYLNQIIPTTVMRHDEDLPVDLQKKYQAVVLSPGPGLPKTSGKLMNHIQAVYETMPVLGICLGHQAIAETSGASLEQTPEVFHGRPSEIQHNGEGVFKNIPNGFLANRYHSWAVSKVSLPNELEVTAETKDGVIMGIRHRKWNKVFGVQFHPESILTEHGETLLRNFYEEVIK; from the coding sequence ATGTTCCTTCTCATCGACAACTACGACTCATTCACTTATATTCTGTACCAATACCTGAACCAAATCATACCAACCACTGTCATGCGACATGATGAAGACTTACCCGTAGATTTACAAAAAAAATACCAGGCAGTTGTTTTATCGCCGGGTCCAGGGCTTCCTAAAACTTCCGGAAAATTAATGAATCATATACAGGCAGTGTATGAGACAATGCCTGTGCTTGGGATTTGTCTCGGTCACCAAGCCATTGCTGAAACCTCCGGAGCGAGTTTGGAACAAACCCCCGAAGTGTTCCATGGAAGACCCTCTGAGATCCAACACAACGGCGAAGGGGTGTTTAAAAACATTCCTAATGGATTTTTAGCGAACAGGTATCATTCCTGGGCTGTTTCGAAAGTTTCTTTGCCAAACGAATTGGAAGTGACAGCGGAAACAAAAGATGGAGTCATAATGGGAATTCGTCACAGAAAATGGAATAAGGTATTTGGGGTACAATTCCACCCAGAATCCATCCTCACCGAACATGGGGAAACATTACTCCGTAACTTCTATGAGGAAGTTATCAAATGA
- a CDS encoding homoserine dehydrogenase, whose amino-acid sequence MKEVRIGLLGAGVVGTSLLQLLEKNREKIQNHYGINLQLTAIATRSPGKLQGKTNVQVTDDVLSVTNRSDIDMIVELIGGTDMAYKAVRSALENGKTVITANKALLSEKGRELYPISTKTGAELGYEAAVAGSIPIIRTLRDGLSSCEFEVICGILNGTTNFILTKMEQESWDYSTALKKAQELGFAEADPTFDVEGIDAGHKISLLASLAFREYVSFSSLSVKGISELQSSDIQSALSLGYRIKLLGISKRSSAGVLTKVHPTLVPLDHPLANVMNESNAVFYKTKEADSGMITGKGAGGMPTASAVLSDIIYYATRLGSKDIAKENNLFPEAKAFPEPDNLVRYYLRFSTVDKPGVLAEISQVLGRHNISIASVQQRESTSEPVSVIVVTHAATEGEFQKSLQEIDTMSSIIKQKTVAIRLLEKL is encoded by the coding sequence ATGAAAGAAGTTCGTATTGGTCTATTGGGTGCCGGAGTCGTCGGCACTAGCTTACTCCAACTCTTGGAAAAAAACCGAGAAAAAATCCAAAATCATTATGGAATCAACTTACAACTAACGGCGATTGCTACTCGTAGCCCGGGAAAACTCCAAGGTAAAACAAACGTTCAAGTAACGGACGATGTACTATCTGTTACAAATCGTTCGGATATCGATATGATTGTTGAATTGATAGGCGGAACCGATATGGCCTACAAAGCGGTTCGGTCTGCTTTAGAAAATGGCAAAACTGTCATCACGGCCAATAAGGCGTTGTTATCCGAAAAAGGTAGGGAATTGTATCCGATCTCTACTAAAACAGGAGCAGAACTGGGGTATGAAGCAGCGGTCGCAGGTTCCATTCCTATCATCCGCACTTTAAGGGATGGTCTTTCCTCTTGCGAGTTTGAAGTGATTTGCGGAATTCTGAATGGGACTACCAATTTCATCCTAACCAAAATGGAACAGGAGTCTTGGGATTATTCCACTGCTTTGAAGAAAGCCCAAGAGTTAGGATTTGCGGAGGCAGATCCCACCTTTGATGTGGAAGGAATAGACGCAGGTCACAAAATCAGTTTGCTTGCGAGTCTTGCTTTTCGCGAGTATGTTTCGTTCTCCTCATTATCGGTAAAAGGAATCTCTGAATTACAATCATCTGATATCCAATCTGCCCTTTCTCTCGGCTACCGAATCAAACTTTTGGGAATCTCTAAACGAAGTTCGGCGGGTGTCCTTACCAAGGTTCACCCAACTCTTGTTCCCCTCGACCATCCTTTAGCAAATGTGATGAATGAATCCAATGCAGTATTTTATAAAACCAAAGAAGCAGATTCAGGAATGATCACAGGAAAAGGAGCCGGTGGAATGCCTACAGCCAGTGCCGTTCTCTCCGACATCATTTATTATGCAACACGACTGGGTAGTAAAGACATCGCGAAGGAAAATAACCTTTTTCCGGAAGCCAAAGCCTTTCCAGAGCCAGACAATTTGGTTCGTTATTACCTACGTTTTTCCACGGTAGACAAACCCGGGGTTCTTGCTGAAATTTCTCAAGTCCTCGGCCGTCATAATATTTCAATTGCATCCGTCCAACAGAGAGAGTCCACTTCCGAACCTGTGTCAGTGATTGTTGTCACACACGCAGCGACCGAAGGAGAATTTCAGAAATCTCTGCAGGAAATTGATACTATGTCTTCCATCATCAAACAAAAAACTGTGGCCATTCGGCTCTTGGAAAAGTTGTAA